The Chitinispirillum alkaliphilum genome has a segment encoding these proteins:
- a CDS encoding Carbamoyl-phosphate synthase large chain, with translation MGYKVVLVNSNPATIMTDPSMADSTYIEPLNVESLTRIIDKERPDALLPNLGGQCGLNLSLQLYNEGILDKFNVEVIGVDVEAIQRGEDRTIFKQQMEKLGIDMPRSEAVYSVEEAEKIASELGFPVVVRPAYTMGGTGGGLVYNIEELRTITSRGLAASMINQVLIEESVLGWEELELEIVRDSKGKMITVCFIENVDPMGVHTGDSFCTAPMLTISEDVQKRLQKHAYDIVESVRVIGGTNTQFAHDPKTGRIVIIEINPRTSRSSALASKATGFPIALISAKLAVGLTLDEIPYWKGGNLDSYKPSGDYVVVKFARWAFEKFKNSEDKLGTQMKAVGEVMSIGKNYKEAFQKAVRSLEIGRFGLGFAKNFNSLTREELLEMLVEPSSERHFLMYEALRKGATAEQLNSVTKVKMWFIQQMKDLVDLEEEILTYKGKKLPSEILTKAKRWGFADKYLAKLLDMPEEDIREERTSLGIRLGYDKITVSGVENACYYYSSTNTENTLELPPKKRKVMILGGGPNRIGQGIEFDYCCVHAAFALRDMGISTVMVNCNPETVSTDYDTSDRLYFEPLTVENVLSIYEQEQPDGVIVQFGGQTPLNLADELAKAGVKILGTPPDLIDLSEDRDRFGQMMSQLEIPMPPSGMAVSQEDALEVAGKIGYPVMVRPSYVLGGRGMEIVHDDEMLKQYMKLAVDVTPERPILIDKFLENAIEAEADALCDGKEVFIPAVMEHIEQAGIHSGDSACVIPPVSIPDKHLETIRQYTKTIAQKLNVVGLMNMQYAIAGDTVYVLEANPRASRTVPVVSKVCNVYMARIATEIMMGKKISEINMKESSVPHYGVKEAVFPFPMFSEVDPVLGPEMRSTGEVLGISEEFGLAFFKAQEGANQALPLKGTVLVSVSRAEGSILADVAKQFTKLGFNIMATEGTHEYLNKNGVESQMVKKLHEGRPNILDYITNKEIQLIINTPVGKMSQYDDSYIRKAAIKHRLPYITTLAAAAAAVNGIADKLKKSDKTLSLQEYNRSQEKLSHT, from the coding sequence ATGGGTTACAAGGTTGTCCTGGTAAATTCAAACCCGGCAACTATTATGACCGACCCCAGTATGGCTGATTCGACATATATCGAGCCACTGAATGTTGAGTCCCTTACCCGCATCATCGACAAGGAAAGACCTGACGCTTTATTACCAAACCTCGGTGGGCAATGCGGACTTAATCTCTCATTGCAACTCTACAATGAGGGCATTCTCGATAAATTCAATGTAGAAGTCATCGGGGTGGATGTTGAAGCAATCCAACGCGGTGAGGACCGTACCATTTTCAAACAGCAGATGGAGAAGCTTGGCATAGATATGCCCCGAAGCGAAGCTGTTTACAGTGTTGAGGAAGCAGAAAAGATCGCCTCTGAACTTGGTTTTCCTGTAGTGGTAAGACCCGCATACACAATGGGTGGAACCGGAGGAGGTCTTGTTTATAACATTGAAGAATTAAGAACTATCACCAGCCGCGGGCTTGCTGCCAGTATGATAAACCAGGTACTCATCGAAGAGTCGGTTCTGGGCTGGGAAGAACTTGAGCTGGAAATTGTCAGAGACTCAAAAGGTAAAATGATCACCGTCTGTTTCATAGAAAATGTAGATCCGATGGGAGTTCATACCGGCGATTCATTCTGCACCGCACCTATGCTCACAATAAGCGAAGATGTTCAGAAGAGATTACAAAAACACGCCTATGATATAGTTGAATCAGTAAGAGTAATCGGAGGTACAAACACTCAATTCGCACACGACCCCAAGACTGGTCGGATAGTGATTATTGAAATTAACCCCAGAACCTCACGGTCTTCTGCACTCGCATCAAAAGCAACCGGATTTCCAATAGCGCTGATCTCTGCAAAGCTGGCAGTGGGTCTTACACTGGATGAAATCCCGTACTGGAAAGGCGGTAATCTGGACAGCTATAAGCCTTCAGGGGATTACGTCGTCGTTAAGTTCGCAAGATGGGCTTTTGAAAAATTTAAAAATTCAGAAGACAAGCTCGGCACTCAGATGAAAGCTGTTGGAGAGGTGATGAGTATCGGGAAAAACTACAAGGAGGCTTTCCAGAAAGCGGTAAGATCACTTGAGATTGGAAGATTCGGTCTTGGGTTCGCCAAAAACTTCAATTCTCTAACCCGAGAAGAACTTCTTGAGATGCTGGTCGAACCATCAAGTGAACGTCATTTTTTAATGTACGAAGCACTTAGAAAAGGTGCCACTGCAGAACAACTCAACAGTGTCACAAAAGTCAAAATGTGGTTTATACAACAGATGAAAGATCTTGTTGACCTAGAAGAAGAAATCCTGACCTACAAAGGGAAAAAACTGCCTTCCGAAATTTTAACAAAAGCAAAAAGGTGGGGTTTTGCTGACAAGTATCTTGCAAAACTTCTTGATATGCCCGAAGAAGATATTAGAGAAGAGAGAACCTCTCTTGGGATCAGGCTCGGTTACGATAAGATAACGGTAAGCGGTGTGGAGAACGCCTGTTACTATTACTCGTCAACAAACACTGAAAACACACTTGAACTGCCGCCCAAAAAACGTAAAGTAATGATTCTGGGTGGAGGGCCAAACCGTATAGGTCAGGGAATAGAATTTGATTACTGCTGTGTTCACGCTGCGTTTGCCCTAAGAGACATGGGAATAAGCACTGTAATGGTAAACTGTAACCCGGAAACAGTATCTACAGATTACGACACATCAGATAGACTCTATTTTGAACCTCTGACTGTAGAGAACGTCTTGAGCATTTACGAACAGGAACAGCCCGATGGTGTGATTGTGCAGTTCGGCGGTCAGACTCCGCTTAATCTCGCTGATGAGCTTGCAAAAGCCGGTGTGAAAATTCTCGGAACACCTCCGGACCTTATTGATTTATCCGAAGACCGTGATCGTTTCGGACAAATGATGTCACAGCTTGAAATCCCGATGCCGCCTTCCGGTATGGCTGTATCCCAGGAAGATGCTCTGGAAGTGGCAGGTAAAATCGGCTACCCTGTCATGGTACGACCATCATATGTACTTGGTGGAAGAGGTATGGAGATTGTCCATGATGATGAAATGCTCAAACAGTATATGAAACTTGCGGTTGATGTTACTCCGGAGAGACCTATTCTTATAGATAAATTCCTGGAAAATGCAATCGAAGCTGAAGCTGATGCGTTGTGTGATGGAAAAGAAGTGTTCATACCTGCTGTTATGGAGCATATCGAACAGGCTGGTATTCATTCCGGAGATTCTGCATGTGTGATTCCTCCTGTGAGCATTCCTGATAAACACCTTGAAACTATTCGCCAGTATACAAAAACCATAGCACAAAAGCTCAATGTTGTTGGACTGATGAATATGCAGTACGCAATTGCCGGAGATACGGTTTATGTTCTTGAAGCAAACCCGCGTGCCTCCAGAACAGTGCCTGTGGTCTCAAAGGTATGTAATGTGTATATGGCACGCATTGCCACAGAGATCATGATGGGTAAAAAGATTTCAGAAATTAATATGAAGGAATCATCTGTTCCACACTATGGAGTTAAGGAAGCGGTTTTCCCTTTCCCAATGTTCTCGGAAGTAGACCCTGTGCTGGGACCTGAGATGCGTTCCACAGGTGAGGTACTTGGTATTTCAGAGGAGTTCGGACTGGCATTCTTCAAAGCTCAGGAAGGTGCAAATCAGGCATTGCCTCTTAAAGGCACTGTGCTTGTAAGTGTCTCAAGAGCAGAAGGATCCATATTAGCCGATGTTGCCAAACAATTCACAAAACTTGGATTCAACATTATGGCTACAGAAGGTACACATGAGTACCTCAACAAAAATGGAGTTGAAAGCCAGATGGTTAAAAAGCTCCATGAAGGCAGGCCCAACATTCTGGATTATATTACCAATAAGGAAATTCAGCTGATCATTAATACACCAGTGGGTAAAATGAGCCAGTATGATGACTCTTACATCCGTAAAGCAGCAATCAAGCACAGACTACCCTATATTACGACTTTGGCAGCAGCTGCTGCTGCAGTGAACGGAATAGCTGACAAACTGAAAAAATCTGACAAAACCCTGTCTCTTCAGGAATATAACAGATCTCAGGAAAAGCTATCCCACACTTAA
- a CDS encoding Amidophosphoribosyltransferase — translation MGGFFGVVSKNSENCITHLYYGTDYHCHLGTRRGGMATCNGSNYTRVIHDISNTQFRSKFDDDISKFNGKTGIGVISDYEDQPLIIRSHLGIYAIITVGHIANTAELTRNAFDKRSVHFSEMSGDGLNPTELTSMLINQGENFEQGIINAQEQIEGSSSMLIMTPKGIYAVRDRLGRTPVIIGKGENGYAITMETCAFYNLDYEVVKELGPGEVVFISQDGVEQRIAPQENMQMCSFLWIYYGYPASDYEGINVEHSRYRCGAALARREKVDVDFVAGIPDSGIAHALGYAQKANLSYSRPFVKYTPTWARSFTPQNQSVRELVAKMKLIPIKKLTSDKKILFCDDSIVRGTQLKDTLQRLYNYGAREIHMRPACPPLLFGCKFLNFSRSKSEDDLATRKVIKEIEGSNNFPIEEYVDETSDRYHNMIETIRKKMGLTSLIYQNLQDMIEAINLPAEKLCTYCWTGCEKKIIKTKTTQNSKMKGGMSPCQRELTLKK, via the coding sequence ATGGGCGGCTTTTTCGGAGTAGTATCTAAGAACAGTGAAAACTGCATAACTCATCTTTATTACGGGACTGATTATCACTGTCACCTTGGAACAAGAAGAGGTGGAATGGCAACTTGTAACGGCTCAAATTATACAAGGGTCATTCATGACATCTCAAACACGCAGTTCAGAAGTAAATTTGATGATGACATCTCAAAATTTAATGGCAAAACAGGTATAGGCGTTATCAGCGATTATGAAGATCAGCCTCTGATCATCAGATCCCATCTTGGAATCTATGCCATAATCACCGTAGGCCATATAGCAAACACTGCAGAACTAACCAGAAACGCATTTGACAAACGTTCAGTTCATTTTTCTGAGATGAGCGGTGATGGGCTCAACCCTACAGAACTTACCTCCATGCTCATCAATCAGGGTGAAAATTTTGAACAGGGAATCATAAACGCTCAGGAGCAGATCGAGGGGTCTTCTTCGATGCTGATCATGACACCAAAGGGCATTTATGCAGTAAGAGACCGGCTGGGAAGAACACCAGTAATTATTGGTAAAGGTGAAAACGGCTACGCCATAACCATGGAGACCTGCGCGTTTTACAATCTGGATTATGAAGTAGTAAAAGAACTTGGTCCCGGAGAAGTCGTTTTTATATCACAGGATGGGGTCGAACAGCGTATTGCACCACAGGAGAATATGCAGATGTGCTCTTTTCTGTGGATCTATTATGGTTATCCGGCCTCCGATTACGAGGGCATAAATGTTGAACACTCCCGATACCGCTGTGGCGCAGCTCTTGCCAGACGGGAAAAGGTGGATGTGGATTTTGTTGCGGGAATACCCGATTCCGGGATTGCTCACGCCCTTGGCTATGCTCAGAAAGCCAATCTCTCCTACAGCAGGCCATTCGTAAAATACACCCCAACCTGGGCCAGAAGTTTTACGCCGCAGAATCAGTCTGTACGTGAACTTGTGGCAAAGATGAAACTTATTCCAATCAAAAAACTGACCTCAGATAAGAAAATCCTCTTTTGTGATGATTCGATAGTTAGGGGAACACAGCTAAAAGATACCCTTCAAAGACTTTATAACTACGGCGCCAGAGAGATTCATATGCGACCGGCATGTCCGCCCCTTCTTTTTGGTTGTAAATTTCTCAACTTCTCTCGCTCCAAGTCAGAAGATGATCTGGCCACAAGAAAGGTTATAAAAGAGATCGAAGGAAGTAATAACTTCCCCATCGAAGAGTATGTGGACGAAACATCCGATCGTTATCACAACATGATCGAAACGATTCGCAAAAAGATGGGTTTGACCAGTCTTATCTATCAAAATCTGCAGGATATGATTGAAGCAATAAATCTTCCTGCGGAGAAGCTCTGTACATACTGTTGGACCGGTTGTGAAAAGAAAATTATCAAAACAAAAACTACACAAAACTCAAAAATGAAAGGTGGTATGTCTCCATGCCAAAGAGAACTGACATTGAAAAAATAA
- a CDS encoding CTP synthase, which produces MRPGPFRYILQDNTLTKDSYDKRELSEIHRIEFNDSYREQFENAGMRISGQSPGGMLVEIVELRNHPWFVATQFFPEFKLTPVKPHTLFRDFAGAALKSRTSKAN; this is translated from the coding sequence ATGAGACCAGGACCCTTCCGATACATTCTTCAGGACAATACTTTAACAAAGGACAGTTACGACAAAAGAGAACTTTCTGAAATACACAGAATCGAATTCAACGACTCATACCGAGAACAATTTGAAAATGCGGGAATGCGTATCAGCGGTCAATCTCCCGGTGGAATGCTGGTAGAAATAGTCGAACTAAGGAACCACCCCTGGTTTGTCGCTACACAGTTTTTTCCGGAGTTTAAATTAACCCCTGTTAAGCCACACACCTTATTCAGGGACTTTGCGGGTGCCGCACTTAAGAGTAGAACATCTAAAGCGAACTAA
- a CDS encoding CTP synthase, which translates to MPKHIFETGGVVSPLGKGITAAPIDLLPESRAVNVVNHYKSDPLNIALKIMDTCQYGEEYVKDGGEKTDLEQGHYARFTGVETNRNSNLTAGRIYDSVLKMDRRGVYLGGTFQVLLHVTNKKYSEEQ; encoded by the coding sequence ATGCCTAAACACATTTTCGAAACCGGAGGGGTTGTATCACCCCTTGGCAAAGGCATTACAGCAGCACCAATAGATCTTTTACCTGAATCAAGAGCGGTAAATGTCGTCAATCATTATAAGTCTGATCCCTTGAACATTGCCCTAAAAATTATGGATACCTGCCAGTACGGAGAAGAATATGTAAAGGATGGTGGGGAAAAAACAGATCTGGAACAGGGGCATTATGCAAGATTTACCGGAGTCGAAACAAATCGCAACTCAAACCTCACAGCCGGACGTATTTATGACAGTGTACTAAAAATGGACAGAAGAGGTGTTTACCTTGGCGGAACTTTTCAGGTACTTCTGCATGTGACAAACAAAAAATATTCGGAGGAACAATGA
- a CDS encoding Carbamoyl-phosphate synthase small chain: protein MKGYTALEDETIFEGESFGASGETVDEVIFNTSMTGYQEFLTVPSFSSQLVTMTSTPLIGKHKINETDIKASGSQVSGFITKVACKYPSSITASVTQPGMGFKNNAAEGTWRLLNSSGIIPGWVQKSEGVDQTTQQYAEAKADKDIE from the coding sequence TTGAAAGGTTACACAGCCCTGGAAGATGAAACCATATTTGAAGGAGAGTCTTTCGGAGCAAGCGGGGAAACAGTAGATGAAGTTATCTTCAATACCAGCATGACCGGTTATCAGGAATTTTTAACCGTCCCCTCCTTCTCTTCTCAGCTCGTTACCATGACCAGTACTCCCCTAATCGGCAAACACAAAATCAATGAAACAGATATCAAAGCTTCAGGATCACAGGTATCAGGCTTTATAACAAAGGTGGCCTGTAAATACCCTTCCAGTATCACCGCCAGTGTAACACAGCCTGGCATGGGATTTAAAAATAATGCCGCAGAAGGAACCTGGCGTCTTTTAAACTCAAGTGGAATAATACCAGGGTGGGTCCAAAAATCAGAGGGGGTAGATCAGACAACACAGCAATATGCAGAAGCAAAAGCAGACAAAGATATAGAATAA
- a CDS encoding amine oxidase: MSQTVTIIGAGIAGLAAADILSLSGMRVIVLEASDRAGGRILTDRSFTHPVELGAQWIHGHLGNPIMSLAEKMGIKTLPFKHDTILYSSPEQDTIYINQNISEYFSTYQKDASLFALREQTDISLLKAMIKTAPKFATTEQKYSYYAQVARNGLTDAADPDSISARQTGKDKYFDGEDRWFPNGYDQLISQLAKGLDIRFNQTVKGVIRNKQGIEIHTKNFVYKCNYVIVTVPLGVLKEGDIQFEPALPQKKSESIRALEMGVLNKAILCFKKKFWPDTGHFMLFPAFWDLIYKSFTGIHHDNSSLIVGWVNGKTAQAIEYLENQQLKNSMLTTLELIMGEINETPNHVAISRWSQNPLTRGSYSFVPVNANHSDYSTLAQPFGTILFAGEATSSEYPGTVHGAYLSGVREAQRIIHF; the protein is encoded by the coding sequence ATGAGCCAAACTGTAACTATAATCGGAGCCGGAATCGCAGGGCTGGCAGCAGCTGACATACTGTCTCTTTCTGGAATGAGAGTTATAGTTCTCGAAGCTTCAGACAGAGCGGGGGGGAGGATTTTAACAGACCGGTCTTTCACGCATCCTGTAGAGCTTGGAGCTCAGTGGATACATGGGCATTTAGGAAACCCGATTATGTCACTGGCAGAAAAAATGGGGATAAAAACACTACCATTCAAACACGACACTATTCTCTATTCTTCACCTGAGCAGGACACCATCTACATCAATCAAAATATTTCAGAATACTTTTCCACATACCAAAAAGATGCTTCTCTGTTTGCACTCAGAGAACAAACAGACATTTCCCTGCTCAAAGCCATGATCAAAACAGCCCCCAAATTCGCCACAACAGAGCAAAAATATTCCTACTACGCACAAGTGGCACGAAATGGCCTCACTGATGCTGCTGATCCCGATTCAATCTCAGCACGACAGACAGGGAAGGACAAATACTTTGATGGCGAAGACAGATGGTTCCCCAATGGGTATGATCAGCTGATATCCCAACTGGCCAAAGGATTAGATATAAGGTTCAACCAAACTGTTAAAGGAGTGATAAGAAACAAACAGGGTATAGAGATACACACCAAAAATTTTGTATATAAATGCAACTATGTCATTGTAACAGTGCCACTGGGAGTGCTTAAAGAGGGCGATATCCAATTTGAGCCAGCTTTGCCGCAGAAAAAATCGGAATCGATCAGAGCTCTGGAAATGGGAGTTCTAAACAAAGCAATTCTATGCTTTAAAAAGAAATTCTGGCCGGATACAGGGCACTTTATGCTGTTCCCTGCTTTCTGGGATCTTATCTACAAATCTTTTACAGGCATTCACCATGATAACAGCAGCCTTATTGTAGGCTGGGTAAACGGCAAAACCGCACAGGCTATTGAATACCTCGAAAATCAGCAGCTTAAAAACAGTATGCTAACCACTTTGGAACTCATAATGGGAGAGATAAACGAAACACCAAACCATGTTGCAATCAGCAGGTGGAGCCAAAACCCCTTAACAAGGGGCTCCTATTCCTTTGTCCCGGTAAACGCCAACCATTCCGACTACAGTACACTTGCTCAACCATTTGGAACCATTCTCTTTGCAGGTGAAGCTACCAGCAGTGAGTATCCGGGAACGGTACACGGAGCTTATTTATCCGGGGTAAGGGAAGCGCAGAGGATAATACACTTTTAG